The following coding sequences lie in one Longimicrobium sp. genomic window:
- a CDS encoding major capsid protein — translation MADTYTTRVLIGVVESREGGKLQTFFRNFFPFRVQSDREEILFDVVDKKKRLAPFVSPLVKGKIMEAWGYVTRVFKPAYLKPKGVVRPTDAIKRLAGEKLNGEMSMAERRNIHIRNHLFEQDDACDNREEVMCAEALRLGQVTVSGDGYPTQVISFGRNSAHRIVLSGADLWSASTATPNDDLEEWAELVRDNGDGAVVTDWIMGTRAFKAYKNWLKDNEPDLLKILLNAQNRGQTTSLQMGPQAARKIVNQGTVGEFQFWTYSDTYQDEDGVTQQVFPKEEVLGVSMDVEGTICYGAIMDADAGESGLAVMERFPKNWKEADPSAEYVMTQSAPLAVPLRPNATVSAVVLA, via the coding sequence ATGGCCGACACGTACACCACCCGGGTGCTGATCGGGGTGGTCGAGAGCCGCGAAGGCGGCAAGCTCCAGACGTTCTTCCGCAATTTCTTCCCCTTCCGCGTGCAGAGCGACCGGGAGGAGATCCTCTTCGACGTGGTGGACAAGAAGAAGCGCCTGGCGCCCTTCGTCTCGCCGCTGGTCAAGGGCAAGATCATGGAGGCGTGGGGCTACGTGACCCGCGTCTTCAAGCCCGCGTACCTGAAGCCGAAGGGGGTCGTGCGGCCCACCGACGCGATCAAGCGCCTCGCGGGCGAGAAGCTGAACGGCGAGATGAGCATGGCGGAGCGCCGGAACATCCACATCCGGAACCACCTGTTCGAGCAGGACGACGCCTGCGACAACCGCGAGGAGGTGATGTGCGCGGAGGCGCTGCGGCTCGGGCAAGTCACCGTTTCGGGAGACGGCTACCCCACCCAAGTGATCAGCTTCGGGCGCAACTCCGCGCACCGGATCGTCCTCTCCGGCGCCGACTTGTGGAGCGCGTCGACCGCCACGCCCAACGACGACCTGGAGGAGTGGGCGGAGCTGGTGCGCGACAACGGCGACGGCGCGGTGGTCACCGACTGGATCATGGGGACGCGCGCCTTCAAGGCGTACAAGAACTGGCTCAAGGACAACGAGCCGGACCTGCTCAAGATCCTGCTCAACGCCCAGAACCGGGGCCAGACCACCTCGCTGCAGATGGGCCCGCAGGCGGCGCGCAAGATCGTCAACCAGGGAACGGTCGGTGAGTTCCAGTTCTGGACGTACAGCGACACCTACCAGGACGAGGACGGCGTCACGCAGCAGGTGTTCCCGAAGGAGGAGGTGCTGGGCGTCTCCATGGACGTGGAGGGCACCATCTGCTACGGCGCCATCATGGACGCCGACGCCGGGGAGAGCGGGCTCGCGGTGATGGAGCGCTTCCCGAAGAACTGGAAGGAGGCTGACCCGTCGGCAGAGTACGTCATGACGCAGTCGGCCCCGCTCGCGGTGCCGCTGCGTCCCAACGCCACCGTGAGCGCCGTGGTGCTGGCGTAA
- a CDS encoding phage portal protein — protein MNRAAPTRRTLAIAALSGYAESLGHRGASLSERALRSWETASGSADSLALRDLPTLRDRSADLVRNEPLAAGAVQTQVDSVVGTGLRLRATPRRGPLGLSRVEAEAWADEVETLWDAVKNHLDIERVSSWRQLLEMTFIGTVVRGDLLTIRRYRKRAGDALGLKLQQVEPGRISNPRGAWDTDSLRAGVEKDADGAAVAYHVADRHPNDCLARRAGPTTWTRVPAFGPQSGEPLALLHLRRRDLGQTRGTPLFAPVIALFRRFGIFNDAYVEACIVNTMLAVLITTPDDGFTDPMSLTAESADAAAAGEIAEDEVKLGSGTIATLPHGSSATIVDPKRPNDAYGAFVDTILMQVGAALGLPFEVLTRRFQSSYSAARAALLEAWRTFYGWREWLSESLCAPVYGWVVAEAVSTGLLEAPGFFDSPLTRAAWLAHEWIGDAPGQLDELKEARAAEIRLSLGITTLQEETASMTGGDWSRNHEQRAEEVRRRREDGLEGPSAESLAEADAMIERANAQEAGT, from the coding sequence GTGAACCGCGCCGCGCCCACGCGCCGCACACTCGCGATCGCCGCACTGTCCGGCTACGCGGAGTCGCTGGGTCACCGGGGCGCGAGTCTCTCCGAGCGCGCGCTGCGCTCCTGGGAGACGGCGTCGGGTAGCGCCGACAGCCTCGCGCTGCGCGACCTGCCGACGCTGCGGGACCGCTCGGCGGACCTGGTCCGCAACGAGCCGCTGGCCGCGGGGGCGGTGCAGACGCAGGTCGACAGCGTCGTGGGGACCGGGCTGCGGCTTCGCGCCACCCCGCGCCGGGGGCCGCTGGGGCTCTCTCGCGTCGAGGCGGAGGCGTGGGCGGACGAGGTAGAGACGCTTTGGGACGCGGTGAAGAACCATCTCGACATCGAGCGCGTCTCCTCCTGGCGGCAGCTTCTGGAGATGACCTTCATCGGCACCGTGGTGCGCGGCGATCTCCTGACCATCCGGCGGTACCGCAAGCGCGCGGGCGACGCACTGGGACTCAAGCTGCAGCAGGTGGAGCCGGGCCGGATCTCGAACCCGCGAGGGGCGTGGGATACGGACTCGCTGCGCGCGGGTGTGGAGAAGGACGCCGACGGTGCGGCGGTGGCCTACCACGTGGCGGACCGCCACCCGAACGACTGCCTGGCACGGCGCGCCGGCCCGACGACGTGGACGCGCGTGCCGGCGTTCGGACCCCAGAGCGGCGAGCCGCTGGCGCTCCTTCACCTGCGCCGGCGCGACCTGGGGCAGACCCGGGGGACGCCCCTCTTCGCCCCGGTGATCGCGCTGTTCCGCCGCTTCGGGATCTTCAACGACGCGTACGTGGAGGCCTGCATCGTCAACACCATGCTGGCCGTCCTCATCACCACGCCGGACGACGGCTTCACCGACCCGATGTCGCTCACGGCCGAGAGCGCGGACGCGGCGGCAGCGGGTGAGATCGCCGAAGACGAAGTGAAGCTGGGCTCCGGCACCATCGCCACGCTTCCCCACGGAAGCTCCGCCACCATCGTAGACCCCAAGCGCCCGAACGACGCGTACGGCGCGTTCGTAGACACGATCCTGATGCAGGTGGGGGCGGCGCTGGGGCTGCCGTTCGAGGTGCTCACGCGGCGGTTCCAGTCGAGCTACTCCGCCGCGCGCGCGGCGCTCCTGGAGGCGTGGCGGACCTTCTATGGCTGGCGCGAGTGGCTGTCCGAATCGCTCTGCGCGCCGGTCTACGGATGGGTGGTCGCGGAAGCGGTCTCGACGGGACTGCTGGAAGCCCCGGGGTTCTTCGACTCCCCGCTCACCCGCGCGGCGTGGCTCGCTCACGAGTGGATCGGCGACGCGCCGGGCCAGCTGGACGAGCTCAAGGAGGCCCGCGCGGCCGAGATACGGCTTTCGCTGGGGATCACCACGCTGCAGGAGGAGACGGCGTCGATGACCGGTGGCGACTGGAGCCGCAACCACGAGCAGCGCGCGGAGGAAGTGCGCCGCCGCCGTGAGGACGGCCTGGAGGGGCCGTCCGCAGAGAGCCTCGCCGAGGCCGACGCCATGATCGAGCGCGCGAATGCACAGGAGGCTGGGACATGA
- a CDS encoding phage tail protein: MSSPLGKIVAGAALIGVQFIPGVGQMVSAAAFSLGASFVASGVGGLLAGRLRGGQEGFQTSATSAQADVPVIYGTVKMAPNIVDIRVDPNNNKILAIVGVLGVGSDDGNGIQAIDEIYLDDKLAVSASGVVQSAFVGNSTIDGATARVRVAKYMGTFGQSVDAEMSARFSSTGWPSSSRGRGMAYVRLLLTYDNEKFPGGIPRIACVVRGRRVFDPRDSTWKHAENPALCVRDYLLSTQVGLGASTAEIDEASFAAAANYCDETLSVPGGVQKRFTCNAILATERARGQNLNDLLSSCRGQLVYQGGVYRLFIRRPTTPTAFALTEDNIVGNWSFRRAGLKETANTVRVAYVDSGKNYVVETATWPEPGAANPYRTADNGFANEVDVDLPCTTNRYAALQIAEVLLKESRNDLFVSLTAKEAALQLQVGDVVPVTHSTPGWTAKPFWVLGLSIRPDHLVEVVLQAYSADTYTLSTPTTTATLPGGSLPDPQSVAAPSGLVLTADATTALEVQDGIRVPRIRVQWTASPEPHLLRYEIEIKPTAGGVFNLCNYAGPQDTEAFVLSEVSAGVGYDVRVRAVSMVYVASNWISGSVTPSTTVSNYGGNINNVPAPTVQGEARTGRRGVGNGARNVLVNGSAQRDAEGLTELTAVNSLTIDTATFYRGDRSFKLSHASAADEAWAFPQYAVADGDYVTVRGRIKTTALPPGEAGEGAALNTDIVSGVSSLTVLETRSAGVFSFVADVGLPADGVARDFTEVWAYFQVNGAGVLRLAIHLGYNGAQSGSAWFDDIEVIVESRYATEGATRSKAGLAAGTGQLASPAKGLPYFQGNRGSAIKGYSGNLISTTNNGDGTATVSLAAHTHQFGQMDVNYNSGTVTLSGVAALQEWFVYTDDLNLAGGAATYLATQSEETAKAGNGRVFVGIAGVPASGATTPGTPGGGTTLR; encoded by the coding sequence ATGAGTAGCCCGCTCGGGAAGATCGTCGCCGGGGCGGCATTGATCGGGGTGCAGTTCATCCCCGGGGTGGGGCAGATGGTGTCGGCGGCGGCGTTCTCGCTGGGCGCGAGCTTCGTCGCCTCCGGGGTCGGCGGGCTCCTCGCGGGACGCCTTCGCGGCGGGCAGGAAGGCTTCCAGACCAGCGCCACCAGCGCCCAGGCGGACGTGCCGGTCATCTACGGCACCGTGAAGATGGCCCCCAACATCGTGGATATCCGGGTCGATCCCAACAACAACAAGATCCTCGCGATCGTCGGCGTGCTAGGGGTGGGCTCGGATGACGGCAACGGCATCCAGGCCATCGACGAGATCTACCTGGACGACAAGCTGGCCGTCTCGGCCTCCGGCGTGGTGCAGAGCGCCTTCGTCGGCAACAGCACGATCGACGGGGCGACCGCGCGGGTGCGGGTCGCGAAGTACATGGGCACGTTCGGCCAGAGCGTGGACGCAGAAATGTCGGCCCGCTTCTCCTCCACCGGCTGGCCCTCGTCCTCCCGCGGGCGAGGCATGGCATACGTGCGGCTGCTCCTTACCTACGACAACGAGAAGTTTCCCGGGGGAATCCCGCGCATCGCCTGCGTGGTCCGGGGGCGGCGCGTCTTCGACCCGCGCGACTCCACGTGGAAGCACGCGGAGAACCCCGCGCTCTGCGTGCGTGACTACCTGCTGTCCACGCAGGTGGGGCTCGGGGCATCGACGGCCGAGATCGACGAAGCGTCCTTCGCCGCCGCCGCCAACTACTGCGACGAGACCCTCTCCGTGCCCGGCGGGGTGCAGAAGCGCTTCACCTGCAACGCGATCCTCGCCACCGAGCGCGCGCGCGGCCAGAACCTGAACGACCTGCTCTCCTCCTGCCGGGGGCAGCTGGTCTATCAGGGCGGCGTCTACCGGCTCTTCATCCGGCGGCCCACCACGCCCACGGCGTTCGCGCTCACCGAGGACAACATCGTCGGCAACTGGAGCTTCCGCCGGGCGGGGCTCAAGGAGACGGCGAACACGGTGCGCGTGGCGTACGTCGACTCCGGCAAGAACTACGTGGTGGAGACGGCCACGTGGCCCGAACCGGGCGCGGCGAATCCCTATCGCACCGCCGATAACGGCTTCGCCAACGAGGTGGACGTCGACCTGCCCTGCACCACCAACCGCTACGCCGCGCTGCAGATCGCCGAGGTGCTGCTCAAGGAGAGCCGGAACGATCTCTTCGTGAGCCTGACGGCCAAGGAGGCGGCGCTGCAGCTGCAGGTGGGCGACGTGGTGCCGGTCACCCACTCCACCCCCGGCTGGACCGCCAAGCCGTTCTGGGTGCTGGGGCTCTCCATCCGGCCGGACCACCTGGTGGAAGTGGTGCTCCAGGCCTACAGCGCCGACACGTACACGCTCTCGACTCCCACCACGACGGCAACGCTGCCGGGCGGGAGCCTGCCGGATCCGCAGAGCGTGGCGGCGCCGTCGGGCCTGGTGCTGACGGCCGACGCCACAACGGCGCTCGAGGTGCAGGACGGCATCCGCGTGCCGCGGATCCGGGTGCAGTGGACCGCCTCGCCGGAGCCGCACCTGCTGCGCTACGAGATTGAGATCAAGCCGACGGCTGGAGGGGTGTTCAACCTCTGCAACTACGCGGGGCCGCAGGACACCGAGGCGTTCGTCCTCTCCGAGGTGAGCGCGGGAGTGGGCTACGATGTACGCGTGCGGGCCGTCTCGATGGTGTACGTCGCCTCCAACTGGATCAGCGGCTCCGTCACGCCCAGCACGACGGTCAGCAACTACGGCGGCAACATCAACAACGTCCCGGCGCCTACGGTGCAGGGGGAGGCGCGGACGGGCCGTCGGGGCGTGGGCAACGGGGCGCGTAACGTCCTGGTCAACGGCAGCGCGCAGCGCGACGCGGAGGGCCTCACCGAACTCACCGCCGTCAATTCACTCACCATCGACACGGCAACGTTCTACCGTGGGGACCGCAGCTTCAAACTCTCGCATGCGTCCGCGGCGGACGAAGCGTGGGCCTTCCCGCAGTACGCGGTGGCGGACGGCGATTACGTGACGGTGCGCGGCAGGATCAAGACCACGGCCCTACCGCCCGGCGAGGCTGGCGAGGGCGCGGCGCTCAACACGGATATCGTCTCGGGCGTGTCCTCCCTCACGGTGCTGGAGACACGCAGCGCCGGGGTGTTCTCGTTCGTCGCGGACGTAGGCTTGCCTGCCGATGGCGTTGCCCGAGACTTCACCGAGGTTTGGGCGTACTTCCAGGTGAACGGCGCCGGTGTGCTGCGGCTCGCCATTCACCTGGGCTACAACGGCGCCCAGTCGGGGAGTGCCTGGTTCGATGATATCGAGGTGATCGTCGAGAGCCGGTACGCGACCGAGGGGGCCACCCGCTCCAAGGCGGGTCTCGCCGCGGGGACGGGACAGCTCGCGAGCCCGGCCAAGGGGCTGCCGTACTTCCAGGGCAACCGCGGCAGCGCGATCAAGGGCTACAGCGGGAACCTGATCTCGACCACCAACAACGGCGACGGCACCGCCACCGTCTCGCTCGCCGCGCACACGCACCAGTTCGGCCAGATGGACGTCAACTATAACTCCGGAACCGTGACGCTCTCCGGCGTCGCGGCGCTGCAGGAGTGGTTCGTCTACACCGACGACCTGAACCTGGCCGGAGGCGCCGCCACCTACCTCGCCACGCAGTCGGAAGAGACGGCGAAGGCGGGCAACGGGCGGGTGTTCGTGGGCATCGCCGGGGTTCCCGCGTCCGGGGCGACGACTCCCGGCACCCCCGGCGGCGGAACCACGCTTCGCTGA
- a CDS encoding RNA polymerase sigma factor has protein sequence MSPDAFASLYRHYHHRVLVACRYYLRDRTEAEDLAQQVFICWWRTLTTTEVKHPEALLFGIVRQRARNWKRDRIRRCQLQDAYALALTWESDPREATAEADADLRERVEASLPHLTAPQQQVVRLSLDGVGSKEIGRRMHLRDKQMIGHRDRACVKLAALLAGPAKPIRGSPRQRAPILQHHASAVRHRHPEWTYAQVACEVVRATGYSPSRQTFAACGPSQNDPQGKTP, from the coding sequence ATGAGCCCCGACGCCTTCGCCTCGCTCTACCGCCACTACCACCACCGCGTGCTGGTGGCCTGCCGCTACTACCTGCGCGACCGCACCGAAGCCGAAGACCTCGCGCAGCAGGTGTTCATCTGCTGGTGGCGGACCCTCACGACCACCGAGGTCAAGCATCCCGAAGCCCTGCTCTTCGGCATCGTCCGCCAGCGCGCCCGTAACTGGAAGCGCGACCGGATCCGCCGCTGCCAGTTGCAGGACGCCTACGCGCTCGCGCTCACCTGGGAGAGTGACCCTCGCGAAGCCACGGCCGAAGCGGACGCGGACCTGCGCGAGCGGGTGGAAGCGAGCCTCCCGCACCTCACCGCGCCGCAACAGCAGGTCGTCCGTCTGAGCCTCGACGGCGTCGGCAGCAAGGAAATCGGCCGCCGGATGCATCTGCGCGACAAGCAAATGATCGGGCACCGCGACCGGGCCTGCGTGAAGCTCGCCGCGCTCCTGGCCGGGCCGGCGAAACCGATCCGCGGGAGTCCGCGACAGCGGGCCCCCATCCTCCAGCACCACGCTTCCGCAGTGCGCCACCGGCACCCCGAATGGACGTACGCGCAGGTAGCGTGCGAGGTCGTGCGCGCCACGGGCTACTCCCCGAGCCGGCAGACGTTCGCGGCCTGCGGGCCCAGCCAGAACGATCCTCAGGGAAAGACCCCATGA
- a CDS encoding S49 family peptidase gives MSGRTVPRRLAAAFMVAQWAMQREWLEAMRPVAEQIGGRDLSAAQLREELRAALEPFRKDAVAVEWGQPVDGAPRASVRGGVAVLRIVGPMFHYADEFTDVCGCTAYDALARDVAAVRAAYRAGVVGAAVGYFDTPGGEFGGCGEAADLVRSLAAEMPTVAYASDLCCSAGFWLASAFGERVGADASMWGSLGVVSSYVDSSERDAKAGVRRFEIVSSQSPDKRANPAEDEGRARHQALVDSLADVFIDHVARNMNVPRARVLSDFGRGGVLVGQQAVAAGMIDRLGSFEGLIAELSDKYGPGSRGTPAAGGFTLSQERTMRQEPMSGSEEQPGPITADSLRQAHPQAVAELETAAAARERERIRAVLAEATTEDERAAVAPLIEDPQATAGDAARAILAAARKAGSTAGARAKAFHDAVRADEVALDAPAPNAATAGASATDAAQVLQILNAGKLPAPSPN, from the coding sequence ATGAGCGGCCGCACGGTCCCGCGCCGCCTGGCCGCCGCCTTCATGGTGGCGCAGTGGGCGATGCAGCGCGAATGGCTGGAGGCGATGCGGCCCGTGGCCGAGCAGATCGGCGGGCGGGACCTGAGCGCGGCGCAGCTGCGCGAGGAGCTCCGCGCCGCGCTGGAGCCGTTCCGCAAGGACGCGGTGGCGGTCGAGTGGGGCCAGCCCGTCGACGGGGCGCCGCGCGCGAGCGTGCGGGGCGGCGTCGCGGTGCTCCGGATCGTCGGCCCGATGTTCCACTACGCGGACGAGTTCACCGACGTTTGCGGCTGCACGGCGTACGACGCGCTTGCTCGCGATGTGGCGGCGGTGCGGGCCGCGTACCGCGCAGGTGTGGTGGGCGCGGCCGTGGGCTACTTCGACACGCCCGGCGGCGAGTTCGGCGGCTGCGGGGAGGCGGCGGACCTGGTCCGGTCCCTCGCGGCCGAGATGCCTACCGTGGCGTACGCGTCCGACCTGTGCTGCTCCGCCGGGTTCTGGCTCGCGAGCGCGTTCGGTGAGCGCGTGGGGGCGGACGCTTCCATGTGGGGCTCGCTGGGCGTGGTGAGCTCCTACGTCGACAGTTCCGAGCGAGACGCGAAGGCCGGGGTTCGCAGGTTCGAGATCGTCTCCTCGCAGAGCCCCGACAAGCGCGCCAACCCCGCAGAGGATGAAGGGCGCGCGCGGCACCAGGCGCTGGTGGACTCGCTGGCCGACGTCTTCATCGACCACGTCGCCCGCAACATGAACGTGCCGCGCGCCCGGGTGCTCTCGGACTTCGGCCGTGGGGGCGTCCTGGTCGGACAGCAGGCGGTCGCCGCGGGAATGATCGACCGGCTCGGCTCCTTCGAGGGGCTGATCGCGGAGCTTTCGGACAAGTACGGCCCCGGTTCCCGGGGCACGCCCGCCGCCGGCGGGTTCACCCTCTCCCAGGAGCGCACGATGCGCCAGGAGCCCATGTCCGGCAGCGAAGAGCAGCCGGGGCCCATCACCGCCGACTCGCTGCGCCAGGCCCACCCGCAGGCGGTGGCGGAGCTCGAGACGGCCGCCGCCGCGCGGGAGCGCGAGCGGATCCGCGCGGTTCTCGCCGAAGCGACCACCGAGGACGAGCGCGCCGCGGTGGCGCCGCTCATCGAGGACCCGCAGGCCACCGCCGGGGACGCGGCGCGCGCCATCCTCGCCGCCGCCCGCAAGGCAGGCTCGACGGCCGGTGCCAGGGCGAAGGCCTTCCACGACGCCGTGCGGGCGGACGAGGTCGCGCTGGACGCGCCCGCTCCCAACGCCGCCACCGCGGGGGCGTCCGCCACCGACGCCGCGCAGGTGCTGCAGATCCTGAACGCCGGCAAGCTGCCGGCGCCCTCGCCGAACTGA
- a CDS encoding head decoration protein, which produces MSFDLNPKFATEGTYTPDNLIADGCPHADTVTVKSGQNVVRGTVMGKCTKDTVGVATAGANTGNGTASAVTLGAKAQAGTYTLRCVTAASNAGTFAVFAPNGERLADLTVGVAYTGGHINLTISDGATDFVVGDTFTVAVSGSGKWIKSLAAAVDGSQDGTGILAHDCDASAGDKLAPIYTGGPAEINQRALTFGTGHTAGTVKDTLAARGLYLRSSVKA; this is translated from the coding sequence GTGAGCTTCGACCTGAACCCCAAGTTCGCGACGGAGGGCACCTACACGCCCGACAACCTGATCGCGGACGGCTGCCCCCACGCGGACACGGTGACCGTGAAGAGCGGTCAGAACGTCGTCCGCGGCACGGTGATGGGCAAGTGCACCAAGGACACCGTGGGTGTCGCAACCGCGGGCGCGAACACCGGCAACGGCACCGCGTCGGCCGTGACGCTGGGCGCCAAGGCGCAGGCGGGCACCTACACGCTGCGCTGCGTGACGGCGGCGAGCAACGCCGGCACCTTCGCGGTGTTCGCCCCCAACGGCGAGCGCCTGGCGGACCTGACGGTGGGCGTCGCCTACACCGGCGGCCACATCAACCTCACGATCTCCGACGGCGCCACCGACTTCGTGGTGGGCGACACCTTCACGGTCGCCGTCTCCGGCTCCGGCAAGTGGATCAAGTCTCTGGCAGCGGCGGTGGACGGCTCCCAGGACGGGACTGGCATCCTGGCGCACGACTGCGACGCCTCGGCCGGCGACAAGCTCGCGCCGATCTACACCGGCGGGCCGGCCGAGATCAACCAGCGCGCGCTCACCTTCGGGACCGGCCACACGGCCGGGACGGTTAAGGACACGCTGGCGGCGCGCGGACTCTACCTGCGCAGCAGCGTCAAGGCCTGA
- a CDS encoding terminase gpA endonuclease subunit, producing the protein MPSTTHPSAILNWRRRFTATVREAFRPKPRFSATEWAEKNRKLSVLNSSEPGRYRMRRTPYFREVLDAVSDPTVQRVVVMKSARVGYTQGVLENAIGYHIDQDPCSVLMVQPTLEDAEKWSKENLAPLIDETPAVRAKIGETKWKDPDQTILSKRYPGGILRIVGATSPRGFRRFDCREVYFDEVDGYPLSAENEGDPITLGEKRARNHWNKKFFYGSTPKEKATSRILKLWNLSDQRRWYVRCPHCGHEQVLRFGGREQPFGLKWETDDFDGVKRVVPGSVIYLCAGGACVIDERYKVSMVEGGRWIAEKPGRSGVRGYHISALYSLVDPGGWEGIAQEWLDAQGDWEALKGFINTVLGECWEQPGTSITAEGLEARAERWLTPSGGRIEVPHGVGLLTAGVDVQPDRIELLVKGWGAREESWNILHDRIYGDPTQPAVWEALEAFRMRIWRHASGAPLRVALMCVDSGYLKNEVYRYVASRQDGPVPVRATKGGKTEQAEPYKMSKGKNEQGVQLVLVGTVPMKDTLFQRLRTEPRGDQAAAGFFPDGYIHFRAADPEWHNGADSEYFAQFGRERRVWREGRFMYVNESRRPNEAIDLEVGNLVALHLRLPKATRRTQLAQFAEALSRWTPPGAAAALAGGGTHRPRGGVRVIAPGKRL; encoded by the coding sequence ATGCCGAGCACGACGCACCCTAGCGCGATCCTCAACTGGCGGCGCCGCTTCACCGCCACGGTGCGCGAGGCGTTCCGGCCCAAGCCGCGCTTCAGCGCCACCGAGTGGGCGGAGAAGAACAGGAAGCTCTCCGTGCTGAATAGCTCGGAGCCCGGGCGGTACCGCATGCGGCGCACACCGTACTTTCGCGAAGTGCTGGACGCGGTGTCCGACCCCACCGTGCAGCGCGTCGTGGTGATGAAGTCGGCCCGTGTCGGGTATACTCAAGGGGTGCTGGAGAACGCCATCGGGTACCACATCGACCAGGACCCGTGCTCGGTCTTGATGGTGCAGCCGACCCTGGAGGATGCCGAGAAGTGGTCGAAGGAAAACCTGGCGCCGCTGATCGACGAGACGCCGGCGGTCCGCGCGAAGATCGGTGAAACGAAGTGGAAGGACCCCGACCAGACCATCCTCTCGAAGCGCTACCCGGGCGGCATCCTTCGGATCGTAGGTGCCACCAGCCCGCGCGGCTTCCGGCGCTTCGACTGCCGCGAGGTCTACTTCGATGAGGTGGACGGCTACCCGCTCTCCGCCGAGAACGAAGGCGACCCGATCACCTTGGGCGAGAAGCGCGCGCGCAACCACTGGAACAAGAAGTTCTTCTATGGCTCGACGCCCAAGGAGAAGGCTACCAGCCGTATCCTGAAGCTATGGAACCTCTCGGACCAGCGCCGGTGGTACGTGCGCTGTCCTCATTGCGGGCACGAACAGGTGCTCCGCTTCGGGGGGCGGGAGCAGCCGTTCGGGCTCAAGTGGGAGACGGATGACTTTGACGGGGTGAAGAGGGTGGTGCCCGGTTCCGTTATCTACCTGTGCGCAGGCGGCGCGTGCGTGATCGACGAGCGCTACAAGGTGTCGATGGTTGAGGGCGGGCGCTGGATCGCGGAGAAGCCCGGCCGCAGCGGCGTGCGTGGGTACCACATCAGCGCGCTTTATTCACTCGTTGATCCAGGCGGCTGGGAGGGGATCGCGCAGGAGTGGCTCGACGCGCAGGGAGATTGGGAAGCGCTCAAGGGCTTCATCAACACGGTGCTGGGTGAGTGTTGGGAGCAGCCGGGGACGTCGATCACCGCGGAGGGGCTGGAGGCCCGGGCCGAGCGGTGGCTGACTCCATCGGGCGGGCGCATCGAGGTCCCGCACGGCGTGGGGCTTCTGACGGCCGGCGTGGACGTGCAGCCCGACCGCATCGAGCTTCTGGTGAAGGGGTGGGGGGCGAGGGAGGAGAGCTGGAACATTCTGCACGATCGCATCTACGGCGATCCCACCCAGCCGGCGGTGTGGGAGGCACTGGAGGCGTTCCGGATGCGCATCTGGCGCCACGCCTCTGGCGCGCCCCTGCGCGTCGCGCTGATGTGCGTGGACTCCGGGTACCTGAAGAACGAGGTATACCGGTACGTGGCGTCCCGACAGGACGGGCCGGTGCCGGTGCGGGCCACCAAGGGGGGGAAGACGGAGCAGGCGGAACCCTACAAGATGTCGAAGGGCAAGAACGAGCAGGGCGTGCAGCTGGTGCTGGTCGGGACGGTGCCCATGAAGGATACCTTGTTCCAGCGCCTTCGGACCGAGCCGCGTGGCGACCAGGCCGCGGCCGGGTTCTTCCCCGACGGCTACATTCACTTCCGTGCCGCGGACCCCGAGTGGCACAATGGCGCCGACAGCGAGTACTTCGCCCAGTTCGGCCGCGAGCGGCGGGTCTGGAGGGAGGGCCGGTTCATGTACGTGAACGAGTCCCGGCGGCCGAATGAAGCGATCGACCTCGAAGTGGGAAACCTGGTCGCACTGCACCTGCGGCTCCCCAAGGCGACACGCAGGACGCAGCTCGCGCAGTTCGCGGAGGCGCTGTCCCGGTGGACGCCTCCAGGCGCCGCCGCTGCGCTCGCTGGAGGCGGGACCCACCGTCCACGCGGCGGCGTGAGGGTGATCGCGCCGGGCAAACGACTGTGA